From Luteolibacter arcticus, one genomic window encodes:
- a CDS encoding TIGR00730 family Rossman fold protein gives MSPPDCPDLPQPTAEHAISPEAIREEERFELEIPERGFLAGPRSRLHDLGTIFRVGLDFVRAFRTLHFVGPAVTIFGSARTQPATTYYEMARQMGAAIAELGFTVMTGGGPGIMEAGNRGAHEAGGRSIGVNIELPFEQHLNPYVDRSVTMRYFFTRKTILIKYSYAFVVLPGGAGTLDEMFETMTLIQTGKIRNFPIILMGKDYWQPLMDFVYHMAEAGTISPGDPELIFLTDDVTDAIAHLQRHAVRQFGLRRQKLPKPSALFGEKGVVKSPG, from the coding sequence ATGAGCCCGCCCGACTGCCCCGACCTTCCACAACCGACCGCGGAGCACGCGATCAGCCCGGAAGCGATTCGCGAAGAAGAGCGCTTCGAGTTGGAAATCCCCGAACGAGGCTTTCTCGCCGGGCCGCGCTCTCGCTTGCACGATCTGGGCACCATCTTCCGCGTCGGCTTGGATTTCGTGCGGGCATTCCGCACCCTGCATTTCGTGGGACCGGCGGTCACCATCTTCGGGTCCGCCCGCACCCAGCCGGCCACGACCTATTACGAAATGGCCCGCCAGATGGGCGCGGCGATCGCCGAGCTCGGCTTCACCGTCATGACCGGTGGTGGCCCTGGCATCATGGAGGCGGGAAACCGCGGCGCGCACGAGGCTGGCGGCCGCTCCATCGGCGTGAATATCGAGCTACCCTTCGAGCAGCATCTCAATCCCTATGTCGATCGCTCGGTGACCATGCGCTACTTCTTCACGCGCAAGACCATCCTGATCAAATACTCGTACGCCTTTGTTGTCCTTCCTGGCGGGGCGGGGACGCTTGACGAGATGTTCGAGACCATGACGCTGATCCAGACCGGCAAGATCCGCAATTTCCCGATCATCCTGATGGGGAAGGACTACTGGCAGCCGCTGATGGACTTCGTCTATCACATGGCCGAGGCCGGCACCATCAGCCCGGGCGATCCCGAGCTGATCTTCCTGACCGACGATGTCACGGACGCGATCGCCCACCTTCAGCGCCACGCCGTTCGTCAATTCGGACTGCGCCGCCAAAAGCTGCCGAAACCGAGCGCGCTCTTTGGCGAAAAGGGCGTCGTGAAATCCCCCGGCTGA
- a CDS encoding GNAT family N-acetyltransferase: protein MRRRCAWIAAMIPERLDVHLHDGTPVVARPLTPADRDYVADGYRLLSPEARYQRFWVRQGEIIGDAMLDRLLSGRLPEHAIWTVFDPTREGFPGLGAASFWRSENDPLEAEFSVTVMDADQGRGVATLLLSILWLVAFRCGIETLTGYTMPENSRALRWMRDTGAAGEWDGYNAVFRWTLGDLNAIPATPAGADLAGRLAELSPVML from the coding sequence ATGAGACGAAGATGCGCTTGGATAGCAGCGATGATTCCCGAGCGGCTCGACGTTCACCTGCACGACGGCACCCCCGTGGTGGCGCGGCCGTTGACGCCGGCCGACCGGGACTATGTGGCGGACGGCTACCGGCTCCTCTCACCGGAAGCGCGCTACCAGCGGTTCTGGGTGCGGCAGGGAGAAATCATCGGGGATGCGATGCTGGACCGCCTGCTCTCCGGCCGGTTGCCCGAGCACGCGATCTGGACGGTCTTCGATCCGACCCGGGAGGGCTTTCCTGGACTGGGCGCGGCAAGTTTCTGGCGGTCCGAAAATGATCCGCTGGAAGCGGAGTTCTCGGTCACCGTCATGGATGCCGATCAAGGCCGCGGTGTGGCGACGCTGCTGCTTTCCATCCTATGGCTGGTCGCATTCCGTTGCGGCATCGAGACGCTCACCGGCTACACGATGCCGGAGAATTCGCGGGCGCTGCGGTGGATGCGCGACACCGGCGCCGCGGGCGAGTGGGACGGCTACAATGCGGTCTTTCGCTGGACGCTCGGCGACCTGAATGCGATCCCGGCGACACCCGCCGGAGCGGACTTGGCCGGGCGGTTGGCCGAGCTTTCGCCGGTGATGTTGTAG